From the Cucurbita pepo subsp. pepo cultivar mu-cu-16 chromosome LG05, ASM280686v2, whole genome shotgun sequence genome, one window contains:
- the LOC111794355 gene encoding phosphoribulokinase, chloroplastic encodes MAVCTVYTTQSLNSTFTSSTTKSHLGFHQKHHHHHHQQQLVLFSSNGKKWWSSKRDDQSSVANRYVITCSAGGQQTVVIGLAADSGCGKSTFMRRLTSVFGGAAEPPKGGNPDSNTLISDTTTVICLDDYHSLDRTGRKEKGVTALDPRANDFDLMYEQVKALKNGVAVDKPIYNHVTGLLDPPELIKPPKILVIEGLHPMYDSRVRDLLDFSIYLDISNEVKFAWKIQRDMAERGHSLESIKASIEARKPDFDAYIDPQKQYADAVIEVLPTKLIPDDNEGKVLRVRLIMKEGVEFFDPVYLFDEGSTISWIPCGRKLTCSYPGIKFSYGPEIYYGNEVSVLEMDGQFDRLDELIYVESHLSNLSTNFYGEVTQQMLKHADFPGSNNGTGFFQTIVGLKIRDLFEQISASKAKAPVEAAKA; translated from the exons atggCAGTTTGTACAGTGTACACCACCCAATCCCTAAACTCAACCTTCACATCCTCAACCACAAAATCCCATTTGGGCTTCCACCAAAagcaccaccaccaccaccaccaacaaCAACTGGTTCTCTTCAGCAGCAATGGGAAGAAATGGTGGAGCAGTAAAAGGGACGATCAGAGCAGCGTGGCCAACCGCTACGTGATCACCTGCTCGGCGGGTGGGCAACAGACAGTGGTGATTGGTCTAGCAGCAGATTCAGGGTGTGGGAAAAGCACTTTCATGAGGAGGCTAACAAGCGTGTTTGGAGGGGCAGCAGAGCCACCAAAGGGCGGCAACCCAGACTCAAACACACTCATCAGTGACACCACCACCGTGATATGTTTAGATGACTATCACTCACTGGACAGaacaggaagaaaagaaaagggagtcACAGCACTTGACCCAAGAGCCAACGATTTTGATCTTATGTATGAACAAGTTAAGGCCCTTAAAAATGGCGTGGCTGTTGATAAGCCTATTTACAATCATGTCACTGGCCTTCTCGACCCTCCTGAGCTCATTAAACCGCCTAAAATCCTTGTCATTGAGGGCTTACACCCCAT GTATGATTCAAGAGTAAGAGACCTGTTGGACTTCAGTATCTACTTGGACATCAGCAATGAAGTTAAATTTGCATGGAAAATTCAG AGGGACATGGCTGAGAGAGGGCACAGTCTAGAGAGCATCAAAGCGAGTATCGAAGCTCGAAAACCCGACTTCGATGCCTATATTG ACCCACAGAAGCAATATGCAGATGCAGTGATTGAAGTGCTACCAACAAAGCTAATTCCAGATGATAATGAAGGAAAAGTGTTGAGAGTAAGGCTGATAATGAAGGAAGGGGTGGAGTTTTTTGATCCAGTTTATTTGTTCGATGAAGGCTCTACCATTTCTTGGATTCCTTGTGGAAGAAAGCTCACTTGTTCTTACCCTGGCATCAAATTCTCCTATGGCCCTGAAATTTACTATGGCAATGAG GTATCCGTACTGGAAATGGACGGGCAATTCGACAGACTCGACGAGCTGATCTATGTCGAAAGCCATCTGAGCAATCTGTCGACAAATTTCTACGGCGAAGTGACTCAACAGATGCTGAAGCACGCGGACTTCCCCGGAAGCAACAATGGCACAGGCTTCTTCCAAACCATAGTCGGATTGAAGATCAGAGATCTGTTCGAGCAGATTTCTGCCAGCAAGGCCAAGGCGCCGGTCGAGGCCGCAAAAGCTTGA
- the LOC111796143 gene encoding DEAD-box ATP-dependent RNA helicase 5-like produces the protein MVGKLEEDSAVSEPVAQEVFVKSDTKTEKKKRKKKRDRESGCQEKDEISHEKNVLEGTDSELPKKKKKHKKSKDENVRITTSDEKEVPKVNENSTDGSVVVTGKGVKEGKFAPLKSFAEAGLPDEVLECCRTFKSPSPIQSHAWPFLLHGRDFIGIAATGSGKTLAFGVPGIMHVLNKRKGKMPKGRSPLCLVLSPTRELAQQISSVLQNAGEPCGVTSTCLYGGVSKGSQISCLKSGVDIVIGTPGRLKDLMEMEICRLSEVSFVVLDEADRMLDMGFEPEVRSILSQTCTERQMVMFSATWPLQVNQLAQEFMDPDPVKVVVGSEDLAANHDVMQIVEVLDDRARDDRLVALLEKYHKSQRNRVLVFVLYKNEAARVEKMLQRRGWKAVSIHGDKAQTERTKALSLFKSGSYPLMIATDVAARGLDIPDVEVVINYSFPLTTEDYVHRIGRTGRAGKKGVAHTFFMQQNKGLAGELVNVLREAKQVVPDALLKFGTHVKKKESKLYGAHFKEITADAPKSTKITFNDSDDED, from the exons ATGGTTGGAAAGCTCGAAGAGGACTCTGCCGTCAGCGAACCGGTTGCCCAAGAAGTTTTTGTGAAATCCGATAcgaaaacagagaagaagaagaggaagaagaagagagacaGAGAATCGGGTTGTCAAGAGAAGGATGAAATTAGTCACGAGAAGAATGTACTGGAGGGAACTGATTCAGAGCTtcccaagaagaagaaaaagcatAAGAAATCAAAGGACGAAAACGTAAGAATCACAACCTCCGATGAAAAGGAAGTGCCGAAGGTGAATGAAAATTCTACCGATGGATCCGTGGTAGTCACTGGTAAAGGTGTAAAGGAGGGAAAGTTCGCACCGCTTAAGTCGTTTGCCGAAGCGGGACTTCCAGATGAAGTATTGGAATGCTGTCGAACTTTCAAAAGTCCATCTCCTATTCAGTCCCACGCTTGGCCGTTCTTGTTGCATGGTCGAGATTTTATTGGCATCGCCGCCACTGGATCAG GCAAGACTCTGGCGTTTGGTGTACCGGGTATTATGCATGTTTTGAACAAGAGAAAGGGCAAGATGCCGAAGGGGCGGAGTCCTCTCTGTCTAGTTCTATCACCTACGAGGGAATTAGCTCAACAA ATTTCAAGTGTACTTCAAAATGCCGGAGAACCATGTGGTGTGACGTCTACTTGTTTGTATGGAGGTGTCTCCAAAGGAAGCCAAATATCTTGTCTTAAATCTGGTGTT GACATTGTTATTGGAACTCCTGGACGCTTAAAGGATTTGATGGAAATGGAGATCTGCAGACTCTCGGAAGTGTCCTTTGTG GTTCTTGATGAGGCTGATAGAATGTTGGATATGGGATTTGAACCAGAAGTGCGGTCTATATTAAGCCAGACTTGTACAG AACGCCAGATGGTTATGTTCAGTGCCACATGGCCTCTACAAGTTAATCAATTGGCTCAAGAATTCATGGATCCTGACCCAGTAAAG GTGGTTGTAGGTTCAGAGGATTTGGCTGCCAATCATGATGTCATGCAAATAGTTGAG GTCTTGGATGATCGTGCACGTGATGATCGTTTAGTTGCTCTGCTTGAAAAATACCATAAATCCCAAAG gAACAGAGTACTGGTTTTTGTCTTGTACAAGAATGAAGCTGCACGAGTCGAAAAAATGCTCCAGAGAAG GGGTTGGAAGGCTGTTTCTATACATGGTGACAAAGCACAAACTGAACGAACAAAGGCATTGTCATTATTTAAAAGCGGAAGCTATCCATTAATG ATAGCTACTGATGTAGCCGCCCGAGGTTTAGATATTCCAGATGTAGAAGTAGTAATTAACTATAGCTTTCCTCTCACAACTGAAGATTATGTCCATAGAATTGGAAGGACTGGACGGGCTGGTAAAAAGGGTGTTGCTCACACATTCTTCATGCAACAAAACAAG GGACTTGCTGGGGAGCTGGTGAATGTTCTCCGTGAAGCCAAGCAAGTTGTACCAGATGCGCTTTTGAAATTTGGTACTCACGTgaagaaaaag GAATCCAAGCTCTATGGAGCACACTTCAAGGAAATTACAGCAGATGCCCCCAAGTCCACGAAGATTACATTCAATGATTCTGACGATGAAGACTGA
- the LOC111794570 gene encoding protein AE7-like yields MVSGLINANPVVYQKKERRARNTPCDSDEYAVEPIDQLEIFYHIRDIKDPEHPYSLEELKVITEDAIEVDDKLSYVRVTFTPTVEHCSMATIIGLCLRVKLMRSLPSRYKVDIRVAPGSHATEAAVNKQLNDKERVAAALENPNLVDMVDECLAPSHG; encoded by the exons ATGGTTTCTGGGTTGATAAATGCGAATCCAGTTGTATACCAAAAGAAAGAGCGGCGGGCTCGAAACACTCCATGTGATAGTGACGAATATGCAGTGGAACCCATTGATCAGttggaaatttttt ATCATATTAGAGATATAAAAGATCCTGAGCACCCTTACTCTTTGGAAGAGCTTAAAGTAATAACAGAAGATGCAATTGAAGTAGATGATAAGCTTAGCTATGTGAG GGTTACATTTACTCCAACAGTTGAACATTGTAGCATGGCAACAATTATTGGTTTGTGCTTAAGAGTTAAGCTTATGAGGAGCCTACCTTCTCGGTACAAG GTTGACATAAGAGTAGCTCCTGGATCGCATGCTACTGAAGCAGCAG TAAACAAACAACTTAATGACAAAGAACGAGTTGCAGCAGCACTGGAAAATCCAAATCTAGTAGACATGGTTGATGAATGCTTGGCTCCATCTCATGGTTGA
- the LOC111796152 gene encoding protein IWS1 homolog 1 has protein sequence MGYEDNPYRDEDGEPLMDFDHIQSDGEQSPEPYNPDELLDEDIADWGGRQRSQTPVYDAEEPQARPRKRLIKKSLAGKETMPSNLVDDNDDAAGQFVREGSEERKRKKGISSGKMEKRFKPEKKFGSGSGGKSRLSKKAFSGKGLKDQDGDVKEMWETIAGGGSDDDHEGTRTLDDDNFIDDSGVDPADRYGSDDEPRSPRYAPEAEEGEEDDEINDLFKMGKKKKKNEKSPAEIALLVENVMAELEVTAEEDADLNRQGKPAVNKLKKLPLLTDVLSKKQLQQEFLDHGVLTLLKNWLEPLPDGSLPNINIREAILKILTDFPIDLEQYDRREQLKKSGLGKVIMFLSKSDEETTSNRKLAKDLVDQWSRPIFNKSTRFEDMRNVEDERVPYRRPMAKKSGNKVAGMESRDGDLDLDEFSQGRKSGQSSSRQHASRPEATPLDFIVRPQSKIDPDEIRARAKQAVQDQRRIKMNKKLQQLKAPKKKQLQATKLSVEGRGMLKYL, from the exons ATGGGTTACGAAGACAATCC GTACCGTGACGAGGATGGTGAACCATTGATGGACTTTGACCATATACAGTCAGACGGTGAGCAATCCCCTGAACCGTACAATCCTGACGAACTATTAGATGAGGATATTGCTGATTGGGGCGGACGGCAGCGATCTCAGACTCCGGTCTATGATGCGGAGGAGCCCCAGGCCAGGCCTAGGAAGAGGTTGATCAAAAAGAGTTTGGCTGGTAAGGAAACAATGCCATCCAATTTGGTGGACGATAATGATGATGCGGCGGGCCAGTTTGTGAGGGAGGGATCGGaggagaggaaaaggaagaaggggATCAGTAGTGGAAAAATGGAGAAGAGATTCAAACCTGAGAAAAAATTTGGAAGTGGTAGCGGAGGCAAGAGTAGATTATCCAAGAAAGCCTTCTCAGGGAAAGGGTTGAAGGATCAAGATGGGGATGTCAAGGAGATGTGGGAGACTATTGCTGGTGGCGGTTCTGAT GATGACCATGAGGGTACCAGAACATTAGATGATGATAATTTTATAGATGATAGTGGTGTAGATCCAGCTGACCGGTATGGAAGTGATGATGAACCACGTTCTCCCCGCTATGCTCCTGAG GCGGAGGAAGGtgaggaagatgatgaaattaaTGATCTCTTCAAGATgggtaagaagaagaagaagaatgagaaaagtCCTGCGGAAATAGCATTGCTTGTGGAGAATGTCATGGCCGAGCTTGAGGTCACAGCCGAAGAGGATGCAGACCTTAACAGGCAGGGGAAACCTGCTGTCAATAAACTGAAGAAGCTACCACTTCTTACTGATGTTCTTTCGAA AAAGCAGCTTCAACAAGAATTCTTGGATCATGGAGTGCTAACCCTTCTAAAGAATTGGCTTGAACCTCTGCCCGATGGGAGTTTGCCGAATATAAATATCCGGGAAGCAATCTTGAAGATTTTGACTGAT TTTCCTATAGATCTAGAACAATATGATAGAAGAGAGCAGCTGAAGAAGAGTGGCCTTGGGAAG GTTATTATGTTTCTATCAAAATCTGATGAGGAAACCACATCCAATCGGAAACTTGCAAAAGATTTAGTAGATCAATGG AGTCGACCCATATTTAACAAAAGTACTAGATTTGAGGACATGAGAAATGTGGAAGATGAGAGGGTGCCCTATAGAAGACCCATGGCGAAAAA GTCGGGAAACAAAGTTGCTGGAATGGAATCTCGAGATGGAGATCTTGACTTGGATGAATTCTCACA GGGGCGTAAGTCTGGTCAGTCGTCCTCAAGGCAGCATGCTTCACGACCTGAAGCAACACCATTGGATTTTATTGTCCGTCCCCAATCTAAGATAGATCCGGATGAAATCAGAGCTCGTGCTAAGCAAGCCGTGCAAGATCAACGTCGTATCAAG ATGAACAAAAAGTTGCAGCAGTTGAAGGCTCCAAAGAAGAAGCAGCTTCAAGCAACAAAACTTAGCGTCGAAGGTCGCGGTATGCTCAAGTACTTATGA
- the LOC111795649 gene encoding bZIP transcription factor 16-like isoform X1 yields the protein MGGSEINKSAKEESKSAPATVQEESPNTSTGIVNPEWSGFQAYSPIPPPGYLPTSPQAHPYMWGVQPIMPPYGTPPHPYVAMYPHGGIYAHPPIPPGSYPYSPFAIASPNGIAEASGNTPGNMEGDGKPSELKEKLPIKRSKGSLGSLNMITGKNNELGKPSGASANGVYSKSAESESEGSSERSDADSQNDSQLKSGSGKDSLEGGGTPNGLMHGSQNEGHSLAHPLVNQTMSIIPIQASGAVSGPATNLNIGMDYWGTPTTSAIPSLGGKVPSAPVVGAAAAGSRDSIQSQIWLQDERELKRQKRKQSNRESARRSRLRKQAECDELSHRAEALNEENASLRSEVDRIRSEYEQLLSENASLKRRLGESDGKEDPRATKDGQNVNKEPQRTSRTEFTNG from the exons ATGGGTGGCAGTGAGATAAATAAATCAGCGAAGGAGGAATCCAAGTCTGCGCCTGCCACTGTACAG GAAGAGTCTCCAAACACAAGCACTGGCATTGTTAATCCTGAATGGTCAGGATTTCAG gCATATTCTCCAATACCTCCACCTGGATATTTGCCAACAAGCCCCCAGGCACACCCATATATGTGGGGGGTACAG CCCATTATGCCCCCTTATGGTACCCCTCCACATCCCTATGTTGCAATGTATCCCCATGGTGGCATCTATGCTCATCCACCTATTCCTCCG GGATCATATCCTTACAGTCCTTTTGCTATAGCTTCTCCAAATGGGATTGCTGAGGCTTCT GGGAATACACCAGGCAACATGGAAGGGGATGGTAAGCCCTCTGAGCTGAAAGAAAAGTTGCCAATTAAAAGATCGAAAGGAAGTCTGGGAAGTTTAAACATGATCACTGGGAAGAACAACGAGCTTGGTAAACCATCAGGAGCATCTGCTAATGGAGTTTATTCTAAAAG CGCTGAAAGTGAAAGTGAAGGTTCAAGCGAAAGAAGTGATGCTGACTCTCAAAAT GATTCACAACTAAAATCTGGATCTGGGAAAGATTCTTTAGAAG GTGGAGGGACTCCTAATGGTTTAATGCATGGTTCTCAGAATGAAGGACATAGTCTCGCTCATCCATTGGTGAACCAAACAATGTCCATAATACCAATTCAAGCTTCTGGAGCTGTTTCAGGTCCTGctacaaatttgaatatagGAATGGATTATTGGGGTACTCCTACAACTTCTGCCATCCCTTCATTGGGTGGGAAGGTCCCTTCCGCTCCGGTTGTGggagctgctgctgctgggTCACGGGACAGCATTCAGTCACAGATTTGGTTACAG GATGAAAGAGAGCTAAAAAGGCAAAAAAGGAAGCAGTCAAACAGAGAATCTGCTCGTAGGTCTCGGTTGCGTAAACAG GCTGAATGTGACGAGCTTTCTCATCGTGCCGAAGCTTTGAATGAGGAAAATGCGAGTCTTAGGTCCGAAGTGGATAGGATTAGGAGTGAGTACGAGCAACTTCTTTCAGAGAATGCTTCTCTCAAG AGGAGGCTTGGAGAAAGTGATGGAAAAGAAGATCCAAGAGCCACCAAAGATGGCCAAAATGTTAATAAAGAACCTCAGCGTACATCCCGGACCGAGTTCACCAACGGGTAA
- the LOC111795649 gene encoding bZIP transcription factor 16-like isoform X2, whose product MAYSPIPPPGYLPTSPQAHPYMWGVQPIMPPYGTPPHPYVAMYPHGGIYAHPPIPPGSYPYSPFAIASPNGIAEASGNTPGNMEGDGKPSELKEKLPIKRSKGSLGSLNMITGKNNELGKPSGASANGVYSKSAESESEGSSERSDADSQNDSQLKSGSGKDSLEGGGTPNGLMHGSQNEGHSLAHPLVNQTMSIIPIQASGAVSGPATNLNIGMDYWGTPTTSAIPSLGGKVPSAPVVGAAAAGSRDSIQSQIWLQDERELKRQKRKQSNRESARRSRLRKQAECDELSHRAEALNEENASLRSEVDRIRSEYEQLLSENASLKRRLGESDGKEDPRATKDGQNVNKEPQRTSRTEFTNG is encoded by the exons ATG gCATATTCTCCAATACCTCCACCTGGATATTTGCCAACAAGCCCCCAGGCACACCCATATATGTGGGGGGTACAG CCCATTATGCCCCCTTATGGTACCCCTCCACATCCCTATGTTGCAATGTATCCCCATGGTGGCATCTATGCTCATCCACCTATTCCTCCG GGATCATATCCTTACAGTCCTTTTGCTATAGCTTCTCCAAATGGGATTGCTGAGGCTTCT GGGAATACACCAGGCAACATGGAAGGGGATGGTAAGCCCTCTGAGCTGAAAGAAAAGTTGCCAATTAAAAGATCGAAAGGAAGTCTGGGAAGTTTAAACATGATCACTGGGAAGAACAACGAGCTTGGTAAACCATCAGGAGCATCTGCTAATGGAGTTTATTCTAAAAG CGCTGAAAGTGAAAGTGAAGGTTCAAGCGAAAGAAGTGATGCTGACTCTCAAAAT GATTCACAACTAAAATCTGGATCTGGGAAAGATTCTTTAGAAG GTGGAGGGACTCCTAATGGTTTAATGCATGGTTCTCAGAATGAAGGACATAGTCTCGCTCATCCATTGGTGAACCAAACAATGTCCATAATACCAATTCAAGCTTCTGGAGCTGTTTCAGGTCCTGctacaaatttgaatatagGAATGGATTATTGGGGTACTCCTACAACTTCTGCCATCCCTTCATTGGGTGGGAAGGTCCCTTCCGCTCCGGTTGTGggagctgctgctgctgggTCACGGGACAGCATTCAGTCACAGATTTGGTTACAG GATGAAAGAGAGCTAAAAAGGCAAAAAAGGAAGCAGTCAAACAGAGAATCTGCTCGTAGGTCTCGGTTGCGTAAACAG GCTGAATGTGACGAGCTTTCTCATCGTGCCGAAGCTTTGAATGAGGAAAATGCGAGTCTTAGGTCCGAAGTGGATAGGATTAGGAGTGAGTACGAGCAACTTCTTTCAGAGAATGCTTCTCTCAAG AGGAGGCTTGGAGAAAGTGATGGAAAAGAAGATCCAAGAGCCACCAAAGATGGCCAAAATGTTAATAAAGAACCTCAGCGTACATCCCGGACCGAGTTCACCAACGGGTAA
- the LOC111795649 gene encoding bZIP transcription factor 16-like isoform X3 — MQPIMPPYGTPPHPYVAMYPHGGIYAHPPIPPGSYPYSPFAIASPNGIAEASGNTPGNMEGDGKPSELKEKLPIKRSKGSLGSLNMITGKNNELGKPSGASANGVYSKSAESESEGSSERSDADSQNDSQLKSGSGKDSLEGGGTPNGLMHGSQNEGHSLAHPLVNQTMSIIPIQASGAVSGPATNLNIGMDYWGTPTTSAIPSLGGKVPSAPVVGAAAAGSRDSIQSQIWLQDERELKRQKRKQSNRESARRSRLRKQAECDELSHRAEALNEENASLRSEVDRIRSEYEQLLSENASLKRRLGESDGKEDPRATKDGQNVNKEPQRTSRTEFTNG; from the exons ATGCAGCCCATTATGCCCCCTTATGGTACCCCTCCACATCCCTATGTTGCAATGTATCCCCATGGTGGCATCTATGCTCATCCACCTATTCCTCCG GGATCATATCCTTACAGTCCTTTTGCTATAGCTTCTCCAAATGGGATTGCTGAGGCTTCT GGGAATACACCAGGCAACATGGAAGGGGATGGTAAGCCCTCTGAGCTGAAAGAAAAGTTGCCAATTAAAAGATCGAAAGGAAGTCTGGGAAGTTTAAACATGATCACTGGGAAGAACAACGAGCTTGGTAAACCATCAGGAGCATCTGCTAATGGAGTTTATTCTAAAAG CGCTGAAAGTGAAAGTGAAGGTTCAAGCGAAAGAAGTGATGCTGACTCTCAAAAT GATTCACAACTAAAATCTGGATCTGGGAAAGATTCTTTAGAAG GTGGAGGGACTCCTAATGGTTTAATGCATGGTTCTCAGAATGAAGGACATAGTCTCGCTCATCCATTGGTGAACCAAACAATGTCCATAATACCAATTCAAGCTTCTGGAGCTGTTTCAGGTCCTGctacaaatttgaatatagGAATGGATTATTGGGGTACTCCTACAACTTCTGCCATCCCTTCATTGGGTGGGAAGGTCCCTTCCGCTCCGGTTGTGggagctgctgctgctgggTCACGGGACAGCATTCAGTCACAGATTTGGTTACAG GATGAAAGAGAGCTAAAAAGGCAAAAAAGGAAGCAGTCAAACAGAGAATCTGCTCGTAGGTCTCGGTTGCGTAAACAG GCTGAATGTGACGAGCTTTCTCATCGTGCCGAAGCTTTGAATGAGGAAAATGCGAGTCTTAGGTCCGAAGTGGATAGGATTAGGAGTGAGTACGAGCAACTTCTTTCAGAGAATGCTTCTCTCAAG AGGAGGCTTGGAGAAAGTGATGGAAAAGAAGATCCAAGAGCCACCAAAGATGGCCAAAATGTTAATAAAGAACCTCAGCGTACATCCCGGACCGAGTTCACCAACGGGTAA
- the LOC111796186 gene encoding UV-B-induced protein At3g17800, chloroplastic, which translates to MQISGVIGDVSVVFPSAGGIRSSELRHCHASIDSKNSISAGFFRGCSSFYMPKSGSSLDKFRSRGLSIRASGDSQNVFPVAPVQFESPVGQLLAQILQSHPHLLPATVDQQLDNLQTERDLQTEEASSSSQDPLYKRIAEVREKERRKTLEEILYCLIVGKFVENDISMIPKITETSDPTGRVDFWPNQEQKLESVHSPEAFEMIQSHLSLVLGERFDGPLTSIVEMSKIKLGKLYAASIMYGYFLKRVDERFQLERTMKTLPEAFTRDFDKSLPGNQLWDPDSLIMIPPDDEGVGDSVGFMDTDGGKSNRLRSYVMYLDSETLQKYATLRSKEAISLIEKQTQALFGKPDIRIADDGSIDTLNDEVITVTFSGLTMLVLEAVAFGSFLWDAESYVESKYQFVKS; encoded by the exons ATGCAGATTTCGGGTGTAATCGGCGACGTTTCCGTCGTGTTTCCCTCGGCTGGAGGTATCAGGTCGTCCGAGCTGAGACACTGTCATGCCTCTATCGATTCGAAGAATTCCATTTCCGCTGGATTCTTTAGA GGGTGTTCATCATTTTACATGCCAAAATCTGGATCTAGTTTGGATAAATTTCGATCAAGGGGCTTAAGTATTAGAGCTTCAGGTGATTCTCAAAATGTATTTCCAGTTGCACCTGTTCAATTTGAATCCCCAGTCGGTCAGTTATTGGCCCAGATTTTGCAATCCCATCCTCATTTACTTCCTGCAACTGTTGATCAGCAACTTGATAACCTTCAAACTGAGAGAGATTTGCAGACAGAAGAGGCTTCTTCGTCATCTCAAGATCCTCTCTACAA GAGGATAGCTgaagtgagagagaaagaaaggcgAAAGACATTGGAAGAGATATTGTACTGCTTGATTGTTGGAAAGTTTGTTGAGAACGACATTTCGATGATCCCCAAGATAACTGAAACCTCAGACCCTACTGGCAGGGTTGATTTTTGGCCAAACCAAGAGCAAAAACTGGAATCTGTTCACTCTCCTGAAGCATTTGAAATGATACAAAGTCACTTGTCCCTTGTACTTGGAGAACGATTTGACGGCCCCCTTACTTCCATTGTTGAAATGAGCAAAATAAAACTAGGCAAGCTATATGCAGCTTCTATAATGTATGGATACTTTCTTAAAAGAGTTGATGAACGTTTCCAACTTGAAAGGACCATGAAAACTCTGCCTGAAGCATTTACCAGAGACTTTGATAAGTCATTACCAGGAAATCAACTCTGGGATCCCGATTCCTTGATCATGATTCCACCTGATGATGAGGGAGTCGGTGACAGTGTAGGATTTATGGATACAGATGGTGGCAAATCGAATAGATTGAGATCCTATGTGATGTATTTGGATTCTGAAACACTTCAAAAATATGCAACATTGAGATCCAAAGAAGCTATATCTTTGATTGAAAAGCAGACTCAGGCATTGTTCGGAAAGCCAGACATTCGGATAGCTGATGATGGTTCGATTGACACACTCAACGACGAAGTGATCACTGTTACTTTCTCCGGGCTGACAATGTTAGTACTTGAGGCAGTTGCGTTCGGATCATTCCTCTGGGATGCAGAGAGCTATGTCGAATCAAAATACCAATTTGTCAAAAGCTGA